A stretch of DNA from Streptomyces gobiensis:
CCGGCCCCCGGATCGTCGGCTGGCTGCGTGAGCGGGCACCACGCGCCCAGCGGGTGATGTCGGTGTGCACCGGCACCCTGCTGCTCGCCGAGGCCGGGCTGCTCGATGGCCGCCGGGCGACCACCCACTGGGCGTACTGCGACCTGCTCGCCGAGCGCTACCCCGCCGTGCGAGTTGAGCCGGAGGCTGTCTTCGTCCGTGATGGCAAGGTGGTGACCTCGGCCGGGGTCACCACCGGGATAGACCTTGCGCTCGCTCTGGTCGAGGAGGACCACGGCCGGGATGTGGCGCTCACCGTCGCCCGTCACCTGGTCGTCTTTCTGCGCCGTCCCGGCAATCAGGCTCAGTTCAGCGCCCAGCTGTCCGCCCAGAGCGCCCAGCGCCGTCCGCTCCGTGACGTCCAGCACTGGATCTCCGAGCATCCGGAGGCCGACCTGTCGGTAGAGGCTCTCGCCCGGCGTTCGAACCTCTCGCCCCGGCACTTCGCCCGGGCCTTCCGGGCGGAGGTGGGGATGTCTCCGGGCCGCTATGTCGACCGGGTGCGTCTCGAGGCCGCCCGCCGAAGGCTGGAGGACTCGGCGGAGGGCATCGAGGAGATCTCCCGGGCCTGCGGTTACGGCACCCCTGAAGCCATGCGCCGCGCCTTCATCAAGGCGCTGGGCGCTCCACCCGCCGAATACCGCCGGCGGTTCCAACCCCTATGAGGAGATACGTACCGTATGCAGATCGCCATCGTGCTCTACGACGGTTTCACCGCGCTGGACGCCGTGGGCCCGTACGACACGCTCAGCCGGCTGCCCGGCGCCGAGACGGTCTTCGTCGCCGAGCGCACCGGACCAGTACGCAATGACAGCGGCACCCTGGCGCTGGTCGCCGACAGCACCCTGGAGGAAGTGACGCGCCCGGATATCGTGGTGGTGCCCGGCGGGCCGGAGGAGAACGTACGGCTGGCTCAGGAGCCGCTGGGGGAGTGGCTGCGCACGGTTGACGCGCACACCACGTGGACCACCTCCGTCTGCACCGGCTCGCTGCTGCTCGCCGGAGCCGGACTGCTCAAGGGTCGCCGGGCCACCTCGCACTGGCTCACCCTGGAGCACCTTCCCGGCTACGGGGCCGAACCGACCGGCGAGCGGGTCGTCTTCGACGGCAAGTACGTCACCGCGGCCGGGGTCTCCTCGGGTATCGATATGGGTCTGGCGCTGCTGGGCCGGATCGGCGGCGATGAGGCCGCGCAGACCGTCCAGCTGCTGATCGAGTACGACCCGCAGCCCCCGTATGACGCGGGTTCCCCGCAGAAGGCGCCAGCCGCCATCGTGGCGTGGATGCGGGAGCGGAGCCGTAACATGGCGCCCGGGGAGCGCTCAGCCTGACCAGGCGGAGTATGGCGCACGGCGCTTGAGAAAGGCGGCGAGGCTCTTCGGGGCCTCGCCGCTTTCCCGTGTCTGCTCAGGGGATTTCCGGCTCACGGAATCCACAGCCATTTTCATGGCTTGATTTCATCGTCCGGTCAGGAAAGTGGATTCAGTTCCTCCACTATTGCGGCGACAGCGCGGCGCCTTGGCGCGCTTCGAGCTCTCGCAGAATTCACTGGTCAATGGATCTCTGCCGGCTCCCGAGGGTGGCCGAGATCACAGAACACCGGGCGGAGTTGCCGCCCGGACTCCCGTCGGGCCTGCCGGTGGTGACGTCTTCCCAGGTCCGCTGGGAGCGGTGGGCGGCCTTCCGGTGTGCTCCGCGGGTGTGTCCCGTACCCCGGCTGGAGTGTCAGGAGCAAAAGCTTGTTAAGCCTTGACAGATGTCGGCAAGATTTCCCAGCCTGTTTCCCCGCGGGCCGGTTAGTGTCTGTGGCAGTTGTTCCGCAAGGATTCCTACCCCCACTCATTCTATCCAGAGTTCAACCAAGGCTCCGGGCTGGTCCGCTCGCGTCCGTGTGCCGTGCTGCCCCAGTGGCCCATAGGGCACGAGCTCATGGGAGGAAGCGATGAACGCAAGCGTTATCGGCCCGCTTGGCTCGCTCGCCGCGGAGTTAGACGAGCTGGATCCATGTGAACTCCGTGCCAGTCCCGGCCTGAAGAAGTGGCGGCAGATGACCGCCGGTGTGCTGCCCGCGTGGCTGGCCGAGATGGACTTCCCGGTGGCGGAGCCGGTGCGCGAAGGGCTGCGGCGGTACCTCGCCCATGGGGCCCTGGGCTATCCGTACTGGCCTGACGGCAGTCCCCTTCGGGAGGCGTTCGCCCTGCGGATGGCCACCCGATACGGCTGGCACCCGGAGCCCGGCCACGTCAGGGAGTTCGCCACCGTCACCCAGGGCGTCCACCTCGCCCTGCACCTGGCCACCGAGCCTGGTGACGCGGTGGCGGTGCACACGCCGCTGTACGGCCCCTTCCGCGAGGGCCTCGCCCGGCTGAACCGCCGGCTGGTCCCCATCCCCCTGCTCGACACCCCGGAGGGATGGTCCATCGACCCCGAGCGGCTGGCCCGGGATGTGGCGGCCACCGGGTGCCGGGCGCTGGTGCTGGTCAATCCGCACAATCCCACCGGGCGGGTGTTCACCCGCGCTGAACTCGCCCTGCTCGCCGAATTAGCCGAGCGCCACGATCTGCTGGTCATCGCCGACGAGATCCATGCCGATCTGACCTACGCTCCGCACCGCCACATACCGTTCGCCTCGCTCAGCCCGGAGACCGAGGCACGAACCGTCACCCTTACCTCGGCGACCAAGGCCTTCAACCTCGCCGGTATCCGCTGCGCGGTCGGCCACCTGGGGCCGGACCGGCTGCGCGCAGCGGTGGACGAACAGCCCGTTGAGCTGTACGGCGCCGCAAACGTACTCGGTGTCCAGGCCTCGGTGCTGGCATGGACCCAGGGCGACACCTGGCTCTCAGCCGTACGGGAACACCTGGACGCCAACCGCCGAAGGCTCGCCGAGTTTCTGGGGGACCGGCTGCCGCAGATCGGCCATCACCCGCCCGAAGGCTCCTATCTCGCCTGGCTGGACTGCCGTTCACTGGGCTGGGGCGACGATCCGGCGGCCCGGTTCCGGGAGCGCGGCGGTATCGAGCTCAGCACCGGACCCGGTTTCAATCCAGGCGGAGACGGATTCGCGCGGTTCAACTTCGCCACCTCCAAGCGGCTGCTGGGCCAGCTCCTCGATCGCCTGGTACACAGCACCGCCCTCGATGCCCGGATCGGAGACCCCACATGTTGATCACGGTCGGCCAGTTGCTTCACGGTCCCGTCGGCGAACGCACCACCGACGGCGCGGTGCTGGTCCAGGAGGGGAAGATCGCCGCGGTCGGCGCACGTGCCGCGGTGGCGGCCCAGGCGCCGCCGTCCGTGACCCGGCTTGACTTCCCCGGCGCGACGCTGCTGCCCGGCCTGATCGACGGCCATGTGCATCTGAGCCTGGACGCCGGACCCGAACCGGTCACCACACTGCTGGCCAGCGACGAGACCTCGCTGCTGGAGGCCATGGCCAAGCGGGCGGCACAGTTGCTGGACAGCGGCGTGACCACCGTCCGGGACCTGGGAGACCGGGCTGCCTCGGCCGTACAACTGCGCCGGTCCATCGCTGCGGGGCGGCTGCCGGGGCCGCGGATCCTCGCCGCGGTGGCCCCGCTGACTCCGCCGGGCGGCCACTGCTGGTTCTTCGGCGGCGAGGTCGAAGGCGAGCGTGAGATACGGGACATGGTCCAGCGCAATGCCGCCGCGGGGGCCGATGTGATCAAGGTGATGGCGAGCGGCGGGCACATCACCGAGGGCGGTGCGGCCATGTGGGAGTCCCAGTTCTCCACCGGACTGCTCGCCGCCACCGTGGCGGAGGCCCGCCAGTGCGGTCTGCCGGTCGCGGCCCACGCGCACAGTACGGAGTCCATAGCCGCCGCCACGGCCGCCGGGGTGAACACCATCGAACACTGCCTGTGGCTGGACGGCGCCGACGGCGTGGACCGCCGCCCCGACGTGGCCAGGACCATGGCCGACCAGGGGATCTCGGTCTGCGGAACGCTGTGCGGCCACGACTGGCGTACCAAGCTGGAGAAGGAAGGGGAGGCCGCCACCCGGTCCTTCTACTCCCGGCTCAGCTGGCTCGACGAGCTCGGGGTCTCCCTGATCACCGGTACGGACGCGGGGATTCCGCAGGCGGCTTTCGATGACTACGTCAGCATGCTGGAGCTCTACGCCTGGCTTGGCTTCCCTGCTGAGCGCGTCATCGAACTCGCCACCGTCGGCTCGGCACGCGCGCTGGGCCTCTCCGGCGCTACGGGGCGGCTCCTGCCGGGGCTCGACGCCGACCTGGTGGTGGTCGACGGCGACCCCCGTACCGACCTGGCGGCGCTGCGCACCGTACGGCTCGTCATGACCAGAGGCGAGCCGCGCACCGTACACGGCCCCAGAGAACGGGCCTGAACGGCGGCGGACACCGAGAACCGACAACGGGGGAGCTGTGAAGAACAAGAGAGACCTCGGCCTGCTCACCGCCACTCACGGGGTCAACGACATGT
This window harbors:
- a CDS encoding DJ-1/PfpI family protein — translated: MQIAIVLYDGFTALDAVGPYDTLSRLPGAETVFVAERTGPVRNDSGTLALVADSTLEEVTRPDIVVVPGGPEENVRLAQEPLGEWLRTVDAHTTWTTSVCTGSLLLAGAGLLKGRRATSHWLTLEHLPGYGAEPTGERVVFDGKYVTAAGVSSGIDMGLALLGRIGGDEAAQTVQLLIEYDPQPPYDAGSPQKAPAAIVAWMRERSRNMAPGERSA
- a CDS encoding GlxA family transcriptional regulator, whose amino-acid sequence is MERRSVLFVLFEGVQSLDLTGPLEVFTAAAEVLRDPTAYQVRTATLDGSPIRTSSGLTLTPDTALHGCRVPHTLVVPGGHGTRSAGPRIVGWLRERAPRAQRVMSVCTGTLLLAEAGLLDGRRATTHWAYCDLLAERYPAVRVEPEAVFVRDGKVVTSAGVTTGIDLALALVEEDHGRDVALTVARHLVVFLRRPGNQAQFSAQLSAQSAQRRPLRDVQHWISEHPEADLSVEALARRSNLSPRHFARAFRAEVGMSPGRYVDRVRLEAARRRLEDSAEGIEEISRACGYGTPEAMRRAFIKALGAPPAEYRRRFQPL
- a CDS encoding MalY/PatB family protein — its product is MNASVIGPLGSLAAELDELDPCELRASPGLKKWRQMTAGVLPAWLAEMDFPVAEPVREGLRRYLAHGALGYPYWPDGSPLREAFALRMATRYGWHPEPGHVREFATVTQGVHLALHLATEPGDAVAVHTPLYGPFREGLARLNRRLVPIPLLDTPEGWSIDPERLARDVAATGCRALVLVNPHNPTGRVFTRAELALLAELAERHDLLVIADEIHADLTYAPHRHIPFASLSPETEARTVTLTSATKAFNLAGIRCAVGHLGPDRLRAAVDEQPVELYGAANVLGVQASVLAWTQGDTWLSAVREHLDANRRRLAEFLGDRLPQIGHHPPEGSYLAWLDCRSLGWGDDPAARFRERGGIELSTGPGFNPGGDGFARFNFATSKRLLGQLLDRLVHSTALDARIGDPTC
- a CDS encoding metal-dependent hydrolase family protein codes for the protein MLITVGQLLHGPVGERTTDGAVLVQEGKIAAVGARAAVAAQAPPSVTRLDFPGATLLPGLIDGHVHLSLDAGPEPVTTLLASDETSLLEAMAKRAAQLLDSGVTTVRDLGDRAASAVQLRRSIAAGRLPGPRILAAVAPLTPPGGHCWFFGGEVEGEREIRDMVQRNAAAGADVIKVMASGGHITEGGAAMWESQFSTGLLAATVAEARQCGLPVAAHAHSTESIAAATAAGVNTIEHCLWLDGADGVDRRPDVARTMADQGISVCGTLCGHDWRTKLEKEGEAATRSFYSRLSWLDELGVSLITGTDAGIPQAAFDDYVSMLELYAWLGFPAERVIELATVGSARALGLSGATGRLLPGLDADLVVVDGDPRTDLAALRTVRLVMTRGEPRTVHGPRERA